One genomic region from Bacillus aquiflavi encodes:
- a CDS encoding PAS domain-containing sensor histidine kinase, which produces MSDSREQTEFLRLLDIKVDELDNMNIIDQVSLYKQVFEKVTDGIIVVNEYGRIIRVNDPVCQLLHLQKSDLLGKQINSLFSTIFIGDWDKQVQNLKNNKSDDLIVKLENGDVKHIELSVLQHTEKNIEIFQLKDISCCKKLKEEQLMTQNMFNDIFDQAVDGIIICDESGVIMNANPAFCQNIHLNKESVIGKPLSQFVPEKHQVKLEEIKRLLKQTGKATGIIPIQHCEGTTMYEYTISSYVFDGFYMSIMRNITKKWNTERKIRKNEQLFRDLFEGALDGIILWNDQGNIERANKAACEIFETSHKDLINRNITDFILKGDSKWKQIADELLKTGAIRDELWFLMPNGQKKLLEFTAKLRSADNNHMSIFRNVIERYEMEKKLRKSEQRFRKIFDGALSGMVLLNERFEIIDINEVGTSLCEKKKEELIGKSLLTVIDFGQNGKKILNKYIQQISKIGNYQGSKTLTLWNGKRKHIEYSSKYNVIPGAIFTIFQDITEKLEMEEQLRKSDTLNVIGQLAAGVAHEIRNPMTALKGFIQLLETNVKEDYSTYFNIIKTELLRIESIINEFLILAKPQAVNYLQKDIRQIMKETVELLSAQAVLHNIQFRTHYEEDLPITCCEPNQLKKVFVNIIKNAIEVMPNGGFITISIKSTEDSRIHISIRDEGSGISEVKLKKLGEPFFTTKERGMGLGLMVSYRIIEEHNGTIEVESELKKGTTFHIYLPINR; this is translated from the coding sequence GTGAGCGATTCAAGAGAGCAGACTGAGTTTCTAAGGCTTTTAGATATTAAGGTTGATGAATTAGATAATATGAACATAATAGATCAGGTGTCTTTATATAAGCAAGTATTTGAGAAAGTTACTGACGGGATAATTGTTGTGAATGAATATGGTCGTATTATAAGAGTTAATGATCCTGTTTGTCAACTGCTTCACCTTCAGAAATCTGATCTGTTAGGTAAACAAATAAACTCATTATTTTCAACGATTTTTATAGGAGATTGGGATAAACAAGTACAAAATCTGAAAAATAACAAGAGTGATGATTTAATTGTTAAGCTTGAAAATGGAGATGTCAAACATATTGAGCTCTCTGTTTTACAACATACGGAAAAAAATATCGAGATTTTTCAATTAAAAGATATTTCTTGTTGTAAAAAATTAAAAGAGGAACAATTAATGACGCAAAATATGTTTAATGATATATTCGATCAAGCGGTTGATGGTATTATTATTTGTGACGAATCAGGTGTGATTATGAATGCTAATCCTGCCTTTTGTCAAAACATTCATTTAAATAAAGAGAGTGTCATAGGAAAACCATTATCTCAGTTTGTTCCAGAAAAGCATCAAGTAAAACTAGAAGAAATTAAACGCTTATTAAAACAAACCGGAAAAGCTACAGGGATTATTCCAATTCAGCATTGTGAAGGAACTACGATGTATGAATATACGATTAGTTCATACGTTTTTGACGGGTTTTATATGTCAATTATGAGGAATATAACTAAAAAATGGAATACAGAACGGAAAATTAGGAAAAATGAACAGCTGTTTCGAGATTTGTTTGAAGGAGCCCTTGACGGAATAATTTTATGGAATGATCAAGGAAATATAGAGAGAGCAAATAAAGCAGCTTGTGAAATTTTTGAAACTAGTCATAAAGACTTAATTAATCGAAACATCACAGATTTTATCTTAAAAGGAGATAGTAAATGGAAACAAATTGCAGATGAATTATTAAAAACTGGTGCAATTAGGGATGAGTTATGGTTTTTAATGCCAAATGGCCAAAAGAAATTATTAGAATTTACTGCAAAACTAAGATCAGCTGATAACAACCATATGTCAATTTTTCGAAATGTTATTGAGCGTTACGAGATGGAGAAGAAACTTAGAAAGAGCGAGCAACGCTTTCGGAAAATTTTTGATGGTGCCCTAAGCGGTATGGTTCTCTTGAATGAGCGATTTGAAATTATTGATATTAATGAAGTAGGGACTAGTTTGTGCGAAAAGAAAAAAGAAGAATTAATCGGAAAATCGTTATTAACTGTGATAGATTTTGGACAAAACGGAAAAAAGATATTAAATAAATATATTCAACAAATTTCAAAAATAGGAAACTATCAAGGCAGTAAAACACTCACTTTGTGGAATGGGAAAAGAAAACATATCGAATATTCATCAAAATATAATGTTATTCCTGGAGCGATTTTTACTATTTTTCAAGATATCACTGAGAAACTTGAAATGGAAGAACAATTAAGAAAATCAGATACCCTAAACGTAATTGGTCAGTTGGCAGCTGGAGTCGCTCATGAGATAAGGAATCCGATGACCGCTTTAAAAGGGTTTATACAGTTATTAGAAACTAACGTCAAGGAAGACTATTCAACGTATTTTAATATTATTAAAACAGAGCTGCTAAGAATTGAGTCAATTATTAATGAATTTTTAATTTTAGCAAAACCGCAAGCAGTAAACTATTTGCAAAAGGATATCCGTCAGATTATGAAAGAAACTGTTGAATTATTAAGTGCACAAGCGGTGTTACATAATATACAATTCCGTACTCATTATGAGGAAGATTTACCGATTACTTGTTGTGAACCAAACCAGCTAAAAAAAGTTTTTGTCAACATTATAAAAAACGCTATTGAAGTAATGCCAAATGGGGGATTTATTACAATCTCTATTAAGTCCACGGAGGATAGCAGAATTCATATCTCAATCCGCGATGAAGGCAGCGGAATAAGCGAAGTCAAGTTAAAAAAGCTAGGTGAGCCTTTTTTTACAACGAAAGAACGAGGAATGGGCTTAGGCTTAATGGTTAGCTATAGAATTATTGAAGAGCATAATGGTACGATTGAAGTTGAAAGTGAGCTTAAAAAAGGAACAACCTTCCATATCTATTTACCAATAAATCGTTAG
- a CDS encoding methylated-DNA--[protein]-cysteine S-methyltransferase produces the protein MMLSYAVYESIVGTIYIVANNEHLIGVYIGEENFRKRKDSEQIRIQQDHQMMIETIKQFDQYFNGTRKIFQLPLYKSGTPFQLQVWDAFLKIPFGETKSYQEIAESIGRPKALRAVGQANKANKFPIIIPCHRVIGKNKSLTGYAGKRTDIKEKLLILEGVSVEKKNV, from the coding sequence ATGATGTTATCATACGCTGTATATGAAAGTATTGTTGGAACGATATATATCGTGGCAAATAATGAGCATTTAATCGGTGTTTATATTGGGGAAGAAAATTTTCGAAAACGGAAAGACAGTGAGCAAATTCGTATACAACAAGATCATCAAATGATGATCGAAACGATTAAGCAGTTTGATCAATATTTCAATGGAACTCGAAAAATATTTCAACTGCCACTTTACAAATCTGGCACGCCGTTTCAATTACAAGTGTGGGACGCATTTTTGAAAATCCCGTTTGGTGAAACGAAAAGTTATCAGGAAATTGCTGAGTCAATCGGTAGACCTAAGGCCCTTAGGGCAGTTGGACAGGCTAATAAAGCAAATAAATTTCCAATTATTATTCCATGCCATCGAGTGATCGGGAAAAATAAAAGCTTAACTGGGTATGCAGGAAAACGAACTGATATTAAAGAAAAACTTCTTATTCTTGAGGGAGTCAGTGTGGAAAAAAAAAATGTTTAA
- a CDS encoding aspartyl-phosphate phosphatase Spo0E family protein: protein MRQNNKRIARLMMDEIQRKRERMIDSAEKYGYTSDDTKKCSEELDELIYKYQCTFQKRHHEEEVKVIFQKMVMIYEKPIHHMKVTS from the coding sequence TTGCGCCAGAATAACAAACGAATAGCGAGATTAATGATGGATGAAATTCAAAGAAAGAGAGAAAGGATGATTGATTCTGCTGAAAAATACGGGTATACAAGTGATGATACAAAAAAATGCAGCGAAGAACTTGACGAACTAATTTATAAATATCAATGTACCTTTCAAAAAAGGCATCACGAAGAAGAAGTAAAAGTTATATTTCAAAAAATGGTGATGATATACGAAAAGCCTATTCATCACATGAAGGTTACTTCATAA
- a CDS encoding ZIP family metal transporter yields MNIVIIGSVLSALATGAGALIILFMNGTVTHRFRDVLLSFTAGIMMSASTMGLIPEALNYGDFVPLAVGIILGVITLTLLEKNIPHIDLEHSKKGIEFDEKAMLIIAAITLHNIPEGLSVGVSFATDAIETGNLIAFAIGLQNAPEGFFVALFLVNQKISKFKAFIIATLTGAIEIVTALLGFYLTSYVKTLLPYGLAFAAGAMLFIVYKELIPESHGDGNERTSTYSFIFGILFMIFFFELF; encoded by the coding sequence ATGAATATAGTTATTATTGGAAGTGTACTCTCCGCGCTTGCAACTGGAGCAGGAGCTTTAATTATCTTGTTTATGAATGGAACAGTTACTCACCGCTTTCGAGATGTTTTACTATCCTTTACGGCTGGAATAATGATGTCTGCATCTACAATGGGATTGATTCCTGAAGCACTGAACTATGGAGACTTCGTCCCATTAGCAGTTGGAATAATATTAGGAGTTATTACATTAACACTGTTAGAAAAAAACATTCCACATATCGATCTGGAGCATTCAAAAAAAGGAATTGAATTTGATGAAAAAGCGATGCTGATAATTGCCGCTATTACATTACATAATATTCCTGAAGGACTTTCAGTTGGCGTCAGCTTTGCTACAGATGCAATAGAGACAGGAAATTTAATTGCGTTTGCAATCGGGCTCCAAAATGCACCTGAAGGTTTTTTTGTTGCTCTTTTTCTTGTTAACCAAAAAATAAGTAAATTTAAAGCGTTTATTATTGCTACTTTAACGGGGGCAATTGAAATCGTTACTGCTTTACTTGGATTTTATTTAACTTCTTATGTGAAAACACTTCTTCCATATGGACTTGCATTTGCAGCAGGGGCAATGCTATTTATTGTTTATAAAGAGTTAATACCCGAAAGCCATGGTGACGGCAATGAACGAACATCAACTTATTCCTTTATCTTTGGGATATTATTTATGATTTTCTTTTTCGAGCTTTTTTAA
- a CDS encoding electron transfer flavoprotein subunit beta/FixA family protein, with translation MHIVVCVKQVPDTKIIKINPKTNTLDRRSAPAILNPYDAHAVQEAVTLKKKFGGTVSVLSMGPPQATAVIKKSIEIGADRGYLISDRAFAGADTLATSYALSKALKKIQKENPISLIFCGKHAIDGDTGQVGPGIARRLDIPPVTNVVEVTEMDEQKKVILLKRKLTNGYELIQANMPCLLTVKKEMNEIEYSPLPNMIRAAKYEPVIWSVNDLENVDRKQLGLKGSPTIVGKMFTPPKLEGGKKIEGTIDEQVQKLMEILMEKKEVFVFSNQNV, from the coding sequence ATGCATATTGTAGTCTGTGTCAAGCAAGTACCAGATACAAAAATCATTAAAATTAACCCTAAAACGAACACGCTTGACCGCCGAAGTGCTCCAGCCATTTTAAATCCTTATGATGCCCATGCAGTTCAAGAAGCTGTTACACTTAAAAAAAAGTTTGGCGGAACAGTTTCTGTTTTATCAATGGGACCTCCGCAAGCAACAGCAGTGATTAAAAAAAGCATCGAAATTGGAGCAGATCGTGGATATTTAATTTCAGACAGAGCCTTCGCTGGAGCAGATACGCTTGCTACTAGCTATGCGCTATCAAAAGCATTGAAAAAAATTCAAAAAGAAAATCCAATTAGCCTAATTTTTTGTGGAAAACATGCAATTGACGGAGATACAGGACAAGTTGGACCGGGGATTGCCAGAAGACTAGATATTCCTCCAGTGACGAATGTGGTTGAAGTGACCGAAATGGACGAACAAAAAAAGGTAATTTTATTAAAAAGAAAACTAACGAACGGCTATGAATTAATTCAAGCGAATATGCCTTGTTTACTAACAGTTAAAAAAGAAATGAATGAAATAGAATATTCACCTTTGCCGAATATGATTCGTGCGGCAAAATATGAACCTGTTATTTGGTCTGTTAACGACTTAGAAAATGTCGATCGAAAACAGTTAGGTTTAAAAGGATCGCCAACAATTGTCGGAAAAATGTTTACACCGCCAAAATTAGAGGGAGGCAAAAAAATTGAAGGGACGATAGATGAGCAAGTTCAAAAGCTTATGGAGATTTTAATGGAGAAAAAGGAAGTTTTCGTTTTTAGCAATCAGAACGTATAA
- a CDS encoding electron transfer flavoprotein subunit alpha/FixB family protein translates to MFEEYRGVWVFIEQNSGEIEEVSLELLGAGRTLANKLDVPLAGVLMGNGIMHLCDKVIQYGADEVYVIDHQILENYRTESYMKCVIKLAEKYKPEIFLYGATPNGKDLASAVATDLNTGLTADTTMLDVDLDKRLLEASRPAFGGNIMATILCKKHRPQMATVRPKVMKALQPDETRTGKVIEETIDLKEEDMRTKVLKVVKNVTKKANLAEAHVIVAGGKGLGDLKGFQLIHDFAAVIGASVGGTRDVVEAGWLPHELQVGQTGETVTPKIYFAIGISGAIQHVVGMKNSELIIAINKDPNAPIFEVATYGIVGDALEILPKLIEQFKRIKNEQGGEISYV, encoded by the coding sequence ATGTTTGAAGAATATCGAGGCGTATGGGTTTTTATCGAGCAAAATAGCGGGGAAATTGAAGAAGTTTCTCTTGAATTATTAGGGGCAGGTAGAACACTTGCGAATAAACTTGACGTACCATTAGCAGGTGTGTTAATGGGGAACGGTATTATGCATCTATGTGATAAGGTCATCCAATATGGTGCCGATGAAGTATACGTAATAGATCATCAGATTTTAGAAAACTATCGAACTGAGTCTTATATGAAATGTGTCATAAAGCTTGCAGAAAAATATAAACCCGAAATATTCCTTTATGGGGCGACTCCGAATGGAAAGGACTTAGCCAGCGCTGTTGCGACAGACTTAAATACTGGATTGACAGCTGATACAACAATGCTTGATGTTGATTTAGACAAGCGGTTATTAGAAGCGAGCCGTCCAGCGTTTGGCGGAAATATTATGGCAACAATTTTATGTAAAAAGCACCGTCCGCAAATGGCAACTGTACGCCCGAAGGTTATGAAAGCATTGCAGCCAGATGAAACACGAACCGGAAAAGTGATTGAAGAAACTATTGATCTAAAGGAAGAAGACATGCGTACTAAAGTACTTAAAGTTGTGAAAAACGTAACAAAAAAAGCGAATTTAGCAGAAGCACACGTTATTGTTGCCGGAGGAAAAGGTCTAGGTGATTTAAAAGGCTTTCAATTAATTCATGATTTTGCAGCAGTAATTGGAGCAAGCGTCGGAGGAACGAGAGACGTCGTTGAAGCAGGATGGCTTCCGCATGAACTGCAAGTTGGGCAAACAGGTGAAACAGTTACACCGAAAATATATTTTGCAATTGGAATATCAGGAGCCATACAACATGTAGTCGGGATGAAGAATTCAGAATTGATTATTGCAATTAACAAAGATCCCAATGCCCCAATCTTTGAAGTTGCTACATATGGGATAGTTGGAGATGCATTGGAAATATTACCAAAATTGATCGAACAGTTTAAACGGATCAAAAATGAACAAGGCGGTGAAATCAGCTATGTCTGA
- a CDS encoding FAD-dependent oxidoreductase, with the protein MSEKFDVIVVGAGPAGTACAYTCAKAGLSVLLIERGEYPGSKNVMGGVLYRKQMEDIIPNFWKEAPLERPIIEQRFWMMDKESAVSFGYKGLEWGREPYNNFTVLRAKFDQWFAQKAVDAGALLINETVVTECLVENGKVVGVRTDRPDGDVFAHVVVLADGVNSLLSKQLGFHKEFRPDEVALTVMEVINLPKEKINDRFNLEDNQGCTIEIFGDSTKGNLGTAFLYTNKESLNIGVGTTLSSMMNAKLKPYDLLDYLKNHPMIKPLLLDGESMEYLAHLIPEGGFNSVPKVAGNGVVVVGDAAQLVNAIHREGSNMAMASGKMAGEAIIMATEENNFSESSLNRYREALYNSFIIKDLEKYKDATQTFENHPQYFKEYVPIMNQAVSKFFTVDGAPKKEKQKEIMKSITGKKGTFKVLQDIYRAWKAVK; encoded by the coding sequence ATGTCTGAAAAATTTGATGTAATCGTAGTTGGCGCAGGACCAGCTGGAACCGCCTGTGCATATACTTGTGCGAAAGCGGGATTATCCGTTCTACTTATTGAACGGGGAGAATATCCTGGCAGTAAAAACGTTATGGGAGGTGTTTTATACAGAAAACAAATGGAAGATATTATTCCAAATTTTTGGAAAGAAGCACCTTTAGAAAGACCGATTATTGAACAGCGCTTTTGGATGATGGATAAAGAATCGGCTGTGTCGTTTGGCTATAAAGGTCTTGAATGGGGGAGAGAGCCATATAATAACTTTACAGTGTTACGCGCAAAGTTTGATCAATGGTTTGCCCAAAAGGCTGTTGATGCAGGTGCACTGTTAATTAACGAAACAGTAGTGACTGAATGTTTAGTTGAAAATGGGAAGGTCGTCGGAGTTAGAACGGATCGTCCTGATGGAGACGTATTTGCCCATGTGGTAGTTCTTGCTGACGGCGTTAATTCATTATTAAGTAAGCAGCTCGGTTTCCATAAAGAGTTCCGTCCCGATGAAGTAGCATTAACGGTTATGGAAGTTATTAATTTGCCGAAAGAAAAAATAAATGACCGCTTTAACCTTGAGGATAATCAAGGCTGTACTATTGAAATATTTGGAGATTCGACGAAAGGGAACCTTGGCACGGCTTTTTTATATACTAATAAAGAGAGTCTAAACATTGGAGTAGGAACAACTCTTTCAAGTATGATGAATGCAAAGCTTAAACCATATGATCTACTTGATTATTTAAAAAATCATCCTATGATTAAACCACTGCTTTTAGATGGAGAATCAATGGAATATTTAGCACATTTAATCCCTGAAGGCGGTTTCAATTCGGTTCCAAAGGTTGCCGGTAATGGTGTTGTCGTTGTTGGAGATGCTGCTCAGCTTGTAAATGCAATCCATCGCGAAGGTTCAAATATGGCAATGGCTTCAGGTAAAATGGCTGGGGAAGCGATTATTATGGCAACAGAGGAGAATAATTTTAGCGAAAGTAGTTTAAACAGATATCGGGAAGCATTATACAACAGCTTTATTATAAAAGATCTTGAGAAATATAAAGATGCAACACAAACGTTTGAAAATCATCCGCAATATTTTAAAGAATATGTTCCAATTATGAATCAAGCAGTAAGTAAATTTTTTACTGTAGATGGTGCACCGAAAAAAGAAAAGCAAAAAGAGATCATGAAATCTATTACTGGGAAAAAGGGTACATTTAAAGTACTGCAGGACATTTATCGTGCTTGGAAGGCGGTGAAGTGA
- a CDS encoding ferredoxin family protein → MSTQTIEEKQYLVRFKADTKSHLTVLDHDVCLTKCPEKYCTLFCPGEVYKWEGKRMHVGYEGCHECGSCRIGCPYQNIKWEYPKGGYGVIFRLA, encoded by the coding sequence ATGTCAACACAAACGATTGAAGAAAAACAATATTTAGTTCGTTTTAAGGCAGATACGAAATCCCATTTAACGGTATTGGACCATGATGTATGTTTAACGAAGTGTCCTGAAAAATATTGTACGCTGTTTTGTCCTGGCGAAGTTTATAAGTGGGAAGGAAAAAGAATGCACGTAGGATATGAAGGATGTCATGAATGTGGCAGCTGTAGAATTGGCTGCCCTTATCAAAATATTAAATGGGAGTATCCAAAAGGCGGGTACGGAGTGATCTTCCGCTTAGCGTAA
- a CDS encoding MFS transporter, whose translation MSQSAEVLNPVHRVQEKTTYKILLIIGLTHLLNDSIQAVVPAMFPILEKSMGLTFTQLGFIAFALNIVSSIMQPIVGVITDKHPMPFALPIGLTSTLFGVLGLAFAPNFTLIIVSVLFIGLGSAIFHPEGSRVAYIAAGTRRGLAQSIYQVGGNSGQALAPLITALILVPLGQRGAAWFSIVAAIAVGLLVYIAFWYSNKLTIQNAAQKKQIERNGERKISKHIWVTLFLILLLIFARSWYISGMGNFYAFYIIQEYSFTIKQAQLFLFAFLLAGAFGTFFGGPLADRFGKKNVILVSMLGAAPLTAILPFVTPAVAFIILIATGFILMSSFSVTVVYAQELVPGKIGTMAGLTVGLAFGMGALGSVVLGYLSDLIGLSQTIFLMSLLPIIGILTFFLPSDQKLSKMNSL comes from the coding sequence ATGAGTCAATCAGCTGAAGTTTTAAATCCTGTCCATCGTGTACAAGAGAAGACAACTTATAAAATTTTACTGATTATCGGTTTAACGCATTTATTAAATGATTCTATTCAAGCTGTCGTACCTGCAATGTTCCCAATTTTAGAGAAATCTATGGGGCTTACGTTTACTCAGTTAGGCTTCATCGCTTTTGCATTAAATATTGTCTCTTCGATTATGCAGCCAATAGTTGGAGTCATTACGGATAAACATCCGATGCCTTTTGCGCTCCCAATAGGACTGACATCAACATTATTTGGTGTTTTAGGACTCGCTTTTGCTCCTAACTTTACTCTTATCATTGTTTCCGTCCTATTTATTGGACTTGGTTCAGCTATTTTTCATCCAGAAGGATCGAGAGTCGCTTATATTGCTGCAGGGACGCGCCGAGGATTAGCGCAGTCTATTTATCAAGTCGGCGGAAATTCTGGACAGGCATTAGCCCCCTTAATAACAGCTCTCATCCTTGTTCCGCTCGGACAAAGAGGTGCTGCTTGGTTTTCGATTGTTGCTGCAATTGCTGTCGGGTTATTAGTCTATATTGCGTTTTGGTATTCTAACAAGTTAACCATTCAAAATGCTGCTCAAAAGAAACAAATTGAGCGAAATGGTGAAAGAAAAATCTCAAAGCACATTTGGGTCACATTATTTCTTATTTTACTATTAATATTTGCCCGGTCTTGGTATATTTCTGGAATGGGTAACTTTTACGCCTTTTATATTATTCAAGAATATTCTTTTACAATTAAACAGGCACAGCTATTTTTATTTGCCTTTTTATTAGCAGGTGCATTTGGAACTTTTTTTGGAGGACCACTTGCCGATCGCTTCGGGAAAAAGAATGTTATACTCGTATCAATGCTTGGTGCTGCACCATTAACAGCAATCCTTCCATTCGTAACGCCGGCTGTTGCATTTATCATTTTAATTGCCACTGGTTTTATCTTAATGTCAAGCTTTTCTGTTACAGTTGTTTATGCACAAGAGCTTGTTCCAGGAAAAATTGGTACGATGGCGGGATTAACTGTCGGTCTTGCCTTCGGGATGGGAGCTTTAGGTTCAGTCGTTCTAGGTTATTTATCAGACTTAATCGGTCTATCGCAAACGATTTTTTTAATGAGCCTCTTGCCAATTATCGGAATTTTAACATTCTTCCTTCCATCCGATCAAAAGCTGTCTAAAATGAACTCACTTTAA